Proteins encoded in a region of the Panicum hallii strain FIL2 chromosome 3, PHallii_v3.1, whole genome shotgun sequence genome:
- the LOC112885871 gene encoding uncharacterized protein LOC112885871 isoform X1: protein MIVDFIDLSSDDDKVVAQYVDLISDEDDFEGEHLAYGQGDAAQSITFLKQEFVADDGQAEAAQCTGTLQMQELGAYDGQANAARSTAILQMQEVRADDGQANAAQSTNTMQELTVDDGQGDAAQGTATLQVLAQKTKEAEITEQNLLPQAIKTNAEHTESVRKDLLRVHEMRDGSMTGCLHSVGSDLTCSWELPEQNVSMQSSQEAAAVDKDPRTPTSVREPAVPVCSLESGVLEQGIKKSITGADEMQSTQDKQSSSGAGKWVVSKTESGAAVTDPLGGSIPKRLRTAGSVVAGAGWASTVEELVQQAAGRLVQQAKAGNASAGMVVDAVLELLSDALGVASPPAGSSDTAVVMALGAVYKQLTMERLNEEVAVETARDL from the exons ATGATAGTGGACTTTATTGACCTGTCCAGTGATGATGATAAGGTGGTTGCACAATATGTTGACTTGATTAGTGACGAGGATGATTTTGAAGGAGAGCATCTTGCTTATGGACAAGGTGATGCTGCTCAGAGCATAACATTTCTTAAACAGGAGTTCGTTGCAGAtgatggacaagctgaagctgccCAGTGCACAGGGACATTACAGATGCAAGAACTTGGAGCATATGATGGACAAGCCAATGCTGCCCGGAGCACTGCAATATTACAGATGCAAGAAGTAAGAGCAGATGATGGACAAGCCAATGCTGCCCAGAGCACAAATACTATGCAAGAACTTACTGTAGATGATGGGCAAGGCGATGCTGCCCAGGGCACAGCGACATTACAG GTGCTGGCTCAGAAGACAAAGGAGGCGGAGATCACGGAACAAAATTTGCTTCCTCAA GCCATCAAAACCAATGCAGAGCATACTGAATCTGTGCGCAAAGACCTTCTGAGAG TCCATGAAATGAGAGATGGCTCCATGACAGGTTGCCTCCACTCAGTTGGGTCTGATCTTACTTGTTCCTGGGAGCTTCCAGAGCAGAATGTGTCCATGCAGAGCAGCCAGGAAGCTGCGGCAGTGGACAAGGATCCCAGGACTCCTACAAGTGTGCGTGAG CCGGCTGTGCCTGTTTGTTCCCTGGAGAGTGGAGTGCTTGAACAGGGAATCAAAAAGTCCATAACTGGTGCTGATGAGATGCAATCTACCCAGGATAAGCAGTCATCCAGTGGAGCTGGCAAATGGGTGGTTAGTAAAACAG AGAGCGGTGCTGCAGTGACCGACCCTCTGGGTGGCTCGATCCCGAAGAGGCTGAGGACTGCAGGCTCTGTTGTAGCAGGTGCTGGCTGGGCCTCAACAGTTGAGGAGTTGGTGCAGCAGGCGGCCGGGCGTCTGGTGCAGCAGGCGAAGGCGGGCAACGCCAGTGCCGGCATGGTCGTGGATGCTGTGTTGGAGCTATTGAGTGACGCGTTGGGTGTGGCATCTCCGCCGGCTGGGTCCTCGGACACGGCGGTGGTGATGGCGCTGGGCGCCGTGTACAAGCAGCTGACAATGGAGAGGCTCAACGAGGAAGTCGCAGTGGAGACGGCGAGGGACCTGTAG
- the LOC112885871 gene encoding uncharacterized protein LOC112885871 isoform X2, whose amino-acid sequence MIVDFIDLSSDDDKVVAQYVDLISDEDDFEGEHLAYGQGDAAQSITFLKQEFVADDGQAEAAQCTGTLQMQELGAYDGQANAARSTAILQMQEVRADDGQANAAQSTNTMQELTVDDGQGDAAQGTATLQVLAQKTKEAEITEQNLLPQAIKTNAEHTESVRKDLLRGCLHSVGSDLTCSWELPEQNVSMQSSQEAAAVDKDPRTPTSVREPAVPVCSLESGVLEQGIKKSITGADEMQSTQDKQSSSGAGKWVVSKTESGAAVTDPLGGSIPKRLRTAGSVVAGAGWASTVEELVQQAAGRLVQQAKAGNASAGMVVDAVLELLSDALGVASPPAGSSDTAVVMALGAVYKQLTMERLNEEVAVETARDL is encoded by the exons ATGATAGTGGACTTTATTGACCTGTCCAGTGATGATGATAAGGTGGTTGCACAATATGTTGACTTGATTAGTGACGAGGATGATTTTGAAGGAGAGCATCTTGCTTATGGACAAGGTGATGCTGCTCAGAGCATAACATTTCTTAAACAGGAGTTCGTTGCAGAtgatggacaagctgaagctgccCAGTGCACAGGGACATTACAGATGCAAGAACTTGGAGCATATGATGGACAAGCCAATGCTGCCCGGAGCACTGCAATATTACAGATGCAAGAAGTAAGAGCAGATGATGGACAAGCCAATGCTGCCCAGAGCACAAATACTATGCAAGAACTTACTGTAGATGATGGGCAAGGCGATGCTGCCCAGGGCACAGCGACATTACAG GTGCTGGCTCAGAAGACAAAGGAGGCGGAGATCACGGAACAAAATTTGCTTCCTCAA GCCATCAAAACCAATGCAGAGCATACTGAATCTGTGCGCAAAGACCTTCTGAGAG GTTGCCTCCACTCAGTTGGGTCTGATCTTACTTGTTCCTGGGAGCTTCCAGAGCAGAATGTGTCCATGCAGAGCAGCCAGGAAGCTGCGGCAGTGGACAAGGATCCCAGGACTCCTACAAGTGTGCGTGAG CCGGCTGTGCCTGTTTGTTCCCTGGAGAGTGGAGTGCTTGAACAGGGAATCAAAAAGTCCATAACTGGTGCTGATGAGATGCAATCTACCCAGGATAAGCAGTCATCCAGTGGAGCTGGCAAATGGGTGGTTAGTAAAACAG AGAGCGGTGCTGCAGTGACCGACCCTCTGGGTGGCTCGATCCCGAAGAGGCTGAGGACTGCAGGCTCTGTTGTAGCAGGTGCTGGCTGGGCCTCAACAGTTGAGGAGTTGGTGCAGCAGGCGGCCGGGCGTCTGGTGCAGCAGGCGAAGGCGGGCAACGCCAGTGCCGGCATGGTCGTGGATGCTGTGTTGGAGCTATTGAGTGACGCGTTGGGTGTGGCATCTCCGCCGGCTGGGTCCTCGGACACGGCGGTGGTGATGGCGCTGGGCGCCGTGTACAAGCAGCTGACAATGGAGAGGCTCAACGAGGAAGTCGCAGTGGAGACGGCGAGGGACCTGTAG
- the LOC112885871 gene encoding uncharacterized protein LOC112885871 isoform X3 → MIVDFIDLSSDDDKVVAQYVDLISDEDDFEGEHLAYGQGTLQMQELGAYDGQANAARSTAILQMQEVRADDGQANAAQSTNTMQELTVDDGQGDAAQGTATLQVLAQKTKEAEITEQNLLPQAIKTNAEHTESVRKDLLRVHEMRDGSMTGCLHSVGSDLTCSWELPEQNVSMQSSQEAAAVDKDPRTPTSVREPAVPVCSLESGVLEQGIKKSITGADEMQSTQDKQSSSGAGKWVVSKTESGAAVTDPLGGSIPKRLRTAGSVVAGAGWASTVEELVQQAAGRLVQQAKAGNASAGMVVDAVLELLSDALGVASPPAGSSDTAVVMALGAVYKQLTMERLNEEVAVETARDL, encoded by the exons ATGATAGTGGACTTTATTGACCTGTCCAGTGATGATGATAAGGTGGTTGCACAATATGTTGACTTGATTAGTGACGAGGATGATTTTGAAGGAGAGCATCTTGCTTATGGACAAG GGACATTACAGATGCAAGAACTTGGAGCATATGATGGACAAGCCAATGCTGCCCGGAGCACTGCAATATTACAGATGCAAGAAGTAAGAGCAGATGATGGACAAGCCAATGCTGCCCAGAGCACAAATACTATGCAAGAACTTACTGTAGATGATGGGCAAGGCGATGCTGCCCAGGGCACAGCGACATTACAG GTGCTGGCTCAGAAGACAAAGGAGGCGGAGATCACGGAACAAAATTTGCTTCCTCAA GCCATCAAAACCAATGCAGAGCATACTGAATCTGTGCGCAAAGACCTTCTGAGAG TCCATGAAATGAGAGATGGCTCCATGACAGGTTGCCTCCACTCAGTTGGGTCTGATCTTACTTGTTCCTGGGAGCTTCCAGAGCAGAATGTGTCCATGCAGAGCAGCCAGGAAGCTGCGGCAGTGGACAAGGATCCCAGGACTCCTACAAGTGTGCGTGAG CCGGCTGTGCCTGTTTGTTCCCTGGAGAGTGGAGTGCTTGAACAGGGAATCAAAAAGTCCATAACTGGTGCTGATGAGATGCAATCTACCCAGGATAAGCAGTCATCCAGTGGAGCTGGCAAATGGGTGGTTAGTAAAACAG AGAGCGGTGCTGCAGTGACCGACCCTCTGGGTGGCTCGATCCCGAAGAGGCTGAGGACTGCAGGCTCTGTTGTAGCAGGTGCTGGCTGGGCCTCAACAGTTGAGGAGTTGGTGCAGCAGGCGGCCGGGCGTCTGGTGCAGCAGGCGAAGGCGGGCAACGCCAGTGCCGGCATGGTCGTGGATGCTGTGTTGGAGCTATTGAGTGACGCGTTGGGTGTGGCATCTCCGCCGGCTGGGTCCTCGGACACGGCGGTGGTGATGGCGCTGGGCGCCGTGTACAAGCAGCTGACAATGGAGAGGCTCAACGAGGAAGTCGCAGTGGAGACGGCGAGGGACCTGTAG
- the LOC112885871 gene encoding uncharacterized protein LOC112885871 isoform X4, whose product MIVDFIDLSSDDDKEFVADDGQAEAAQCTGTLQMQELGAYDGQANAARSTAILQMQEVRADDGQANAAQSTNTMQELTVDDGQGDAAQGTATLQVLAQKTKEAEITEQNLLPQAIKTNAEHTESVRKDLLRVHEMRDGSMTGCLHSVGSDLTCSWELPEQNVSMQSSQEAAAVDKDPRTPTSVREPAVPVCSLESGVLEQGIKKSITGADEMQSTQDKQSSSGAGKWVVSKTESGAAVTDPLGGSIPKRLRTAGSVVAGAGWASTVEELVQQAAGRLVQQAKAGNASAGMVVDAVLELLSDALGVASPPAGSSDTAVVMALGAVYKQLTMERLNEEVAVETARDL is encoded by the exons ATGATAGTGGACTTTATTGACCTGTCCAGTGATGATGATAAG GAGTTCGTTGCAGAtgatggacaagctgaagctgccCAGTGCACAGGGACATTACAGATGCAAGAACTTGGAGCATATGATGGACAAGCCAATGCTGCCCGGAGCACTGCAATATTACAGATGCAAGAAGTAAGAGCAGATGATGGACAAGCCAATGCTGCCCAGAGCACAAATACTATGCAAGAACTTACTGTAGATGATGGGCAAGGCGATGCTGCCCAGGGCACAGCGACATTACAG GTGCTGGCTCAGAAGACAAAGGAGGCGGAGATCACGGAACAAAATTTGCTTCCTCAA GCCATCAAAACCAATGCAGAGCATACTGAATCTGTGCGCAAAGACCTTCTGAGAG TCCATGAAATGAGAGATGGCTCCATGACAGGTTGCCTCCACTCAGTTGGGTCTGATCTTACTTGTTCCTGGGAGCTTCCAGAGCAGAATGTGTCCATGCAGAGCAGCCAGGAAGCTGCGGCAGTGGACAAGGATCCCAGGACTCCTACAAGTGTGCGTGAG CCGGCTGTGCCTGTTTGTTCCCTGGAGAGTGGAGTGCTTGAACAGGGAATCAAAAAGTCCATAACTGGTGCTGATGAGATGCAATCTACCCAGGATAAGCAGTCATCCAGTGGAGCTGGCAAATGGGTGGTTAGTAAAACAG AGAGCGGTGCTGCAGTGACCGACCCTCTGGGTGGCTCGATCCCGAAGAGGCTGAGGACTGCAGGCTCTGTTGTAGCAGGTGCTGGCTGGGCCTCAACAGTTGAGGAGTTGGTGCAGCAGGCGGCCGGGCGTCTGGTGCAGCAGGCGAAGGCGGGCAACGCCAGTGCCGGCATGGTCGTGGATGCTGTGTTGGAGCTATTGAGTGACGCGTTGGGTGTGGCATCTCCGCCGGCTGGGTCCTCGGACACGGCGGTGGTGATGGCGCTGGGCGCCGTGTACAAGCAGCTGACAATGGAGAGGCTCAACGAGGAAGTCGCAGTGGAGACGGCGAGGGACCTGTAG